One window of Mesorhizobium sp. WSM4904 genomic DNA carries:
- a CDS encoding chloride channel protein, translating to MPARNEPQVYARRLRAVLINSIPVLEARGIVIVLMGGAVGVIAGALVTGMSALVQGMHFLLFDVQPGGRLSAMFSLANPVQAMFPAIGGLLLGLSVIWLRRRKFRTPVDPIEANALYGGRMSLTDTFIIVAQTMISSGFGASVGLEAGYTQIGSGIASRLARAFRLRRNDVRILVGCGAAGAIAAAFDAPLTGAFYGFELVIGIYSVANVAPVMTAAIAASLTAEVFGGVPFPLELSGLPTLTASQYVPFLLLGLLGGAASIAIMHLVSIVERLFARLAIDASVRPFIGGVIVGLLGLVTPQVLSSGHGALHREFAMNYALPVVASVFVMKLAASAISLGSGFRGGLFFASLFLGALLGKVFAGVMALATPSTGLDPAVAAVVGMTSLAVGVVGGPLTMTFLALESTGDLTLTGVVLAASIMSAILVRETFGYSFSTWRFHLRGETIRSAHDVGWMRSLTVGSMMRKDVRTIDASTTLAEFRKEVPLGSGQRVIAVGEGQHYVGVLLVPELHSDLSDGETPVRSLAQFKDAVLVPSMNVQSAAETFQRAGAEELAVVEDFDDRTVLGLLTESHLMRRYAEELDKARRDLSGEG from the coding sequence TTGCCTGCCAGAAACGAACCGCAAGTCTACGCCCGCCGGCTTCGGGCGGTGCTGATCAATTCGATCCCCGTGCTCGAGGCGCGCGGCATCGTCATCGTGCTTATGGGCGGTGCCGTCGGTGTGATCGCGGGCGCGCTGGTCACCGGCATGAGCGCGCTGGTGCAAGGCATGCACTTCCTGCTCTTCGACGTGCAGCCGGGGGGCCGGCTTTCGGCGATGTTTTCGCTGGCCAATCCGGTGCAGGCGATGTTTCCGGCGATCGGCGGCCTGCTGCTCGGCCTTTCGGTGATCTGGCTGAGAAGGCGAAAGTTCCGAACGCCAGTCGACCCGATCGAGGCCAATGCGCTCTATGGCGGGCGCATGTCGCTCACCGACACTTTCATCATCGTCGCCCAGACCATGATCTCAAGCGGCTTCGGCGCCTCGGTCGGGCTCGAAGCCGGCTACACGCAGATCGGTTCGGGGATAGCGTCTCGACTTGCCCGCGCGTTCCGCCTGCGCCGCAACGACGTTCGCATCCTGGTCGGCTGCGGCGCCGCCGGCGCCATCGCGGCCGCCTTCGACGCACCGCTGACCGGCGCGTTCTACGGCTTCGAACTGGTCATCGGCATCTACTCCGTCGCCAATGTCGCGCCGGTCATGACGGCGGCGATCGCCGCCTCGCTGACGGCGGAGGTGTTCGGCGGCGTGCCGTTTCCGCTGGAACTTTCCGGCCTGCCGACACTGACCGCCAGCCAGTATGTGCCGTTCCTGCTGCTCGGCCTGCTCGGCGGGGCAGCCTCGATCGCCATCATGCATCTGGTGAGCATCGTCGAACGCCTCTTCGCGCGGCTGGCGATCGATGCCTCGGTCCGGCCTTTCATCGGCGGCGTGATTGTGGGGCTGCTGGGGCTGGTCACGCCGCAGGTTCTGTCCAGCGGGCATGGCGCGCTGCATCGCGAGTTCGCGATGAACTACGCGCTTCCCGTGGTGGCGAGCGTCTTCGTGATGAAACTTGCTGCCTCCGCCATCTCGCTCGGCTCCGGTTTCCGCGGCGGCCTGTTCTTCGCTTCGCTGTTCCTGGGCGCGCTGCTCGGCAAGGTCTTTGCCGGGGTCATGGCGCTCGCCACGCCGTCAACGGGCCTCGATCCGGCGGTCGCCGCCGTCGTCGGCATGACCTCGCTCGCCGTCGGTGTCGTCGGCGGTCCGCTGACCATGACCTTCCTGGCGCTGGAATCCACCGGCGATCTCACCCTGACAGGGGTAGTCCTGGCGGCTTCGATCATGTCGGCGATCCTGGTGCGCGAAACCTTCGGCTACTCCTTCTCGACCTGGCGCTTCCATCTGCGCGGCGAGACGATCCGCAGCGCCCATGACGTCGGCTGGATGCGCAGCCTCACCGTCGGCTCGATGATGCGCAAGGACGTCCGCACCATCGATGCCTCGACGACACTGGCCGAGTTCCGCAAGGAGGTTCCACTCGGCTCGGGGCAACGCGTCATCGCCGTCGGAGAGGGCCAGCATTATGTCGGCGTGCTGCTCGTTCCCGAACTGCACAGCGATCTTTCCGATGGCGAGACTCCGGTCCGGTCGCTGGCCCAGTTCAAGGATGCCGTGCTGGTGCCGTCGATGAATGTCCAGTCCGCCGCCGAGACTTTTCAGCGTGCCGGCGCGGAAGAGCTGGCGGTCGTGGAGGATTTCGACGACCGCACCGTTCTCGGCCTGCTTACCGAAAGCCATCTGATGCGGCGCTACGCCGAAGAGCTCGACAAGGCGCGGCGGGATCTCTCCGGCGAGGGGTAG
- a CDS encoding FAD-binding oxidoreductase, which yields MQVKRNGDISFWYADLGAVPAPRPPLPGDIEADVAIVGAGYTGLWTAYYLKKAKPSLRIVLLEREFAGFGASGRNGGWLSGGFGWSREKYLNTSTRQGVTAMQKAMAGCVDEVIRVATEEGIDADIRRVDNLTVATNPAQRERVREECETIRSWDADPDRIELLDAAATRARINIKNVMGGFVIHGQARVQPAKLVRGLAEAVERLGAPIYEKTTVTSIAKGCVTTDRGTVRAETIIRATEGFTAGIPGEERTWLALNSAQIVTEPLSPELWREIGWEAHELLGNAAHAYCYAQRTREGRITMGGRGVPYRYRSRTDVNGQTQQATIDQLHTILTTLLPQTAGCRIDHAWCGVLGVPRDWCTTVGLDPRTRIGWAGGYVGLGVSSSNLSGRTLADLILGQDTELTRLPWVNRKVRPWEPEPFRWLGVHSMYQLYRIADQREAAGLSRTSKLAALADSVTGH from the coding sequence ATGCAAGTCAAGCGCAACGGCGACATCTCGTTCTGGTATGCTGATCTGGGCGCGGTTCCCGCGCCGCGTCCGCCCTTGCCCGGCGACATCGAAGCGGATGTCGCGATCGTCGGCGCCGGCTATACAGGGCTTTGGACCGCCTATTATCTGAAGAAGGCGAAACCCTCGCTCCGCATCGTGCTCCTCGAACGCGAGTTCGCCGGCTTCGGCGCCTCGGGCCGCAATGGCGGCTGGTTGTCGGGCGGCTTCGGCTGGTCGCGCGAAAAATATCTCAACACCTCGACCAGGCAAGGCGTGACGGCCATGCAGAAGGCGATGGCGGGCTGTGTGGACGAAGTGATCCGCGTGGCCACGGAGGAGGGTATAGATGCCGACATCCGTCGCGTCGACAATCTGACGGTCGCCACCAATCCGGCGCAGCGCGAACGCGTGCGCGAGGAATGCGAGACGATCCGCTCCTGGGACGCCGACCCCGATCGCATCGAACTGCTCGACGCCGCGGCGACACGCGCGCGCATCAACATCAAGAATGTCATGGGCGGCTTCGTTATCCACGGCCAGGCGCGCGTACAGCCGGCCAAGCTGGTGCGCGGGCTTGCGGAAGCGGTCGAGCGGCTCGGCGCGCCGATCTACGAGAAGACCACCGTGACCTCCATCGCCAAGGGCTGCGTGACCACCGACCGTGGCACGGTGCGTGCCGAAACGATCATCCGCGCGACGGAAGGATTCACAGCGGGCATCCCTGGCGAAGAGCGGACCTGGCTGGCGCTCAACAGCGCGCAGATCGTCACCGAGCCCCTATCGCCGGAACTCTGGCGCGAGATCGGTTGGGAAGCGCACGAGCTGCTCGGCAATGCGGCGCATGCCTATTGCTACGCCCAGCGTACGCGTGAGGGGCGCATCACCATGGGCGGACGCGGCGTGCCTTACCGCTATCGGTCGCGCACCGACGTCAACGGGCAGACGCAGCAGGCGACGATCGACCAGTTGCACACGATCCTGACCACGCTGTTGCCGCAGACGGCCGGATGCCGCATCGACCACGCCTGGTGCGGCGTGCTCGGCGTGCCGCGCGACTGGTGCACGACGGTCGGCCTCGACCCCAGGACGCGCATCGGCTGGGCCGGCGGCTATGTCGGTCTCGGCGTGTCGAGCTCCAATCTCTCAGGGCGCACGCTCGCCGACCTGATCCTCGGCCAAGACACCGAGCTGACGCGGCTGCCCTGGGTCAACCGCAAGGTGCGGCCCTGGGAGCCGGAGCCGTTCCGTTGGCTGGGTG